Proteins from one Bradyrhizobium amphicarpaeae genomic window:
- a CDS encoding DUF5681 domain-containing protein gives MSDQFQTQPQQGTPSRRRNRRSPNVGSFQKGRSGNPKGRPRGTGKHATEGSTYQVLLDKTVTATIGGKVREMSMEEAIQHRTFKDALAGKAKAIRQVLEWIRDREAWFKQRRPVQSSPPEAMREFSPDPDNADQALMILGIVRIDQYRASWNKLERTPLLIEPWPVELALRRNRGGAGFDEGDWADIKRCTQELGAQMLPASQASGEPHGRA, from the coding sequence GTGAGCGATCAATTCCAGACCCAACCACAACAGGGCACACCGAGCCGGCGGCGCAACCGCCGATCGCCAAATGTCGGTTCGTTTCAAAAGGGCCGCAGCGGCAATCCGAAGGGGCGACCTCGCGGGACCGGCAAGCACGCGACGGAAGGCTCCACCTATCAGGTGTTGCTCGACAAGACCGTCACCGCGACCATCGGCGGCAAGGTCCGGGAGATGTCGATGGAGGAAGCTATCCAGCACCGGACCTTCAAGGATGCACTTGCAGGGAAAGCGAAGGCTATTCGCCAAGTTTTGGAATGGATCAGGGACCGAGAGGCCTGGTTTAAGCAACGAAGGCCGGTGCAATCCTCTCCGCCGGAAGCTATGCGGGAGTTTTCACCTGACCCTGATAATGCAGATCAGGCTCTTATGATTCTGGGCATCGTCAGGATCGATCAGTACCGGGCGAGCTGGAATAAGCTTGAGCGGACCCCGCTTCTTATCGAGCCATGGCCGGTCGAGCTTGCGTTGCGCCGAAACCGTGGCGGCGCAGGATTTGATGAGGGTGACTGGGCTGATATCAAGCGCTGCACGCAGGAACTTGGAGCGCAGATGCTCCCGGCATCACAGGCTTCGGGAGAGCCTCATGGGCGGGCTTGA
- a CDS encoding YqaJ viral recombinase family protein, with the protein MEAPSASTGQPHIVRFNPHDRRNFIGGSDARIIMGDDEDHLIRLWREKRGEIEPEDLGDNLIVQLGTVTEVLNRAWYQRSTGTTIKDIQKRVRHPIHKWMAATLDGMVEQTGAVFEAKFMLPWAFTEEAAADKHMAQLQHNMWVTASRSAVLSIITGGGKWVEIKVHADPLYQHLLLTAERKFWRCVQNGERPALFNLETPRPRLEAIEIVDMASSNAWADFAATYLRTKAAYGDHELAKAELKRLMPEDAKEASGHGIKAKRSKSGAISFEALTQEAADAPIQ; encoded by the coding sequence ATCGAAGCGCCATCGGCATCCACCGGGCAGCCGCACATCGTCAGGTTCAATCCGCACGACCGGCGCAACTTCATCGGCGGCTCGGACGCCCGCATCATCATGGGCGACGATGAAGACCACCTCATCCGCCTCTGGCGAGAGAAGCGCGGCGAGATCGAGCCGGAAGACCTCGGCGACAACCTGATCGTCCAGCTCGGCACGGTGACAGAGGTCCTTAATCGGGCCTGGTATCAACGGTCGACAGGCACCACCATCAAGGACATCCAGAAGCGCGTGCGCCACCCCATCCACAAATGGATGGCGGCAACGCTCGATGGCATGGTCGAACAAACCGGCGCTGTGTTCGAGGCAAAATTCATGCTGCCTTGGGCCTTCACCGAGGAGGCTGCAGCGGACAAGCACATGGCGCAGCTGCAGCATAATATGTGGGTCACCGCGTCCCGCAGCGCCGTTCTCTCCATCATCACCGGCGGCGGCAAATGGGTTGAGATCAAGGTCCACGCCGACCCGCTCTACCAGCACCTTCTGCTTACAGCCGAGAGGAAATTTTGGCGGTGCGTCCAGAACGGCGAACGCCCCGCCTTGTTCAACCTCGAAACGCCGCGCCCGCGGCTGGAAGCGATCGAGATCGTGGACATGGCTTCATCGAACGCGTGGGCCGATTTTGCCGCGACCTATCTCCGCACCAAGGCGGCGTACGGGGACCACGAGCTCGCCAAGGCCGAACTCAAGAGGCTCATGCCGGAAGACGCCAAGGAGGCCAGCGGCCACGGCATCAAGGCCAAGCGCTCGAAGTCCGGCGCTATCAGTTTCGAGGCGCTTACCCAGGAGGCGGCCGATGCACCAATCCAGTGA
- a CDS encoding protein-L-isoaspartate O-methyltransferase family protein: MSDIAPARKRYVEQIRKRGRISSSRLIDAFTSVSRERFAGPGPWRVRASEGREYQTTPDADPIHLYHDVLVAIDEKRRLHTGLPSLWANLFEILDIKAGERVVQIGCGLGYFSAILSELVGPHGQVVAIDCEKGFVAQARANLRGYKNVRALCTDACRNIGELADVIVVHAGFTHPHPLWLQSLRLDGRLLVPLTKHNREGTVVKVTRKIDGFYAEAVRRVEIFPCKGRGETELDEQVADWWEQASVLAPVRFQGLEQGLPSDN; this comes from the coding sequence ATGAGCGACATCGCGCCTGCGCGAAAACGTTATGTCGAGCAAATCAGGAAGCGCGGACGCATTTCATCATCGCGATTGATCGACGCGTTCACGTCTGTTTCGCGCGAACGCTTCGCCGGACCGGGGCCTTGGCGGGTGCGAGCCTCGGAAGGTCGCGAATATCAAACTACGCCAGACGCGGATCCGATCCATCTCTACCATGACGTACTGGTTGCGATCGACGAAAAGCGAAGGCTGCACACCGGCCTTCCCAGCCTCTGGGCCAATCTGTTTGAAATTCTCGATATCAAAGCCGGCGAGCGGGTCGTCCAGATCGGGTGCGGCCTCGGCTACTTCTCGGCGATCCTGTCCGAACTTGTCGGCCCGCATGGCCAGGTCGTTGCGATCGACTGTGAAAAGGGGTTTGTTGCCCAAGCACGAGCGAACCTGCGCGGCTACAAGAATGTCCGCGCACTATGCACTGATGCGTGCCGCAATATCGGAGAACTGGCGGACGTCATCGTGGTCCACGCCGGCTTCACCCATCCTCACCCGCTCTGGCTGCAGTCGCTTCGCCTTGACGGACGGCTCTTGGTGCCGCTGACCAAACATAACCGCGAAGGAACGGTGGTGAAGGTCACGCGAAAGATTGATGGCTTCTACGCGGAAGCGGTGAGGCGCGTCGAGATATTCCCCTGCAAGGGTCGCGGCGAGACCGAGCTAGACGAGCAGGTCGCCGATTGGTGGGAGCAGGCCTCCGTTCTCGCGCCGGTTCGTTTTCAGGGACTTGAACAGGGTCTCCCGTCGGACAATTGA
- a CDS encoding MFS transporter: protein MTDNVADQWSARTPSIAKVAWASVLGTAIEWYDFLIYGTAAALVFNKLFFPAFDPLIGTVAAFGTYAVGFVARPIGGAIIGHFGDRIGRKSMLVATLLMMGIGTFLIGCLPTYDEVGIWAPIMLVALRFVQGIGIGGEWSGAVTMMIEHAGKRRGFWGSLVQVGFPMGVAASTGIFALVTQLPDASFLSWGWRVPFLLSLVLVLVGLIARYSLAETPEFKQVLERKDVVSQPIFEIFRRDWRNLLLAIGITVSEVGLAYLLTVFVITYSTTKLGMPRQTVLNAVVYAALVEFVTLPLAGWLSDLYGRKTLYLAGAIASIVMAFPLFWLLDTKDATIVTLALIVTMTLTHALLFGPKAAYMPELFGTRTRYSGASLGANIAAALSGGLSPLIATALLVWTGGAWAISIFIIALSVLTLVSVLAAPETARLPLKY, encoded by the coding sequence ATCACCGATAACGTCGCGGACCAATGGTCTGCGCGAACTCCTTCGATCGCAAAGGTGGCGTGGGCGAGCGTGCTGGGTACCGCGATCGAGTGGTACGACTTCCTGATCTATGGAACGGCCGCCGCGCTGGTGTTCAATAAGCTGTTCTTCCCGGCATTCGACCCCTTGATCGGCACCGTGGCCGCCTTTGGCACCTATGCGGTCGGGTTTGTCGCCCGCCCGATCGGCGGCGCGATCATCGGTCACTTCGGCGATCGCATCGGACGCAAGTCGATGCTGGTCGCAACTCTGCTGATGATGGGCATCGGCACGTTCCTGATTGGCTGCCTGCCCACCTATGATGAGGTAGGCATCTGGGCGCCTATCATGCTGGTGGCGCTGCGCTTTGTGCAGGGCATCGGCATCGGCGGCGAATGGAGTGGCGCGGTCACGATGATGATCGAGCACGCTGGCAAGCGGCGCGGCTTCTGGGGCAGCTTGGTGCAGGTTGGCTTTCCAATGGGAGTGGCCGCCTCGACAGGCATCTTTGCGCTCGTTACGCAGCTACCCGACGCGAGCTTTCTGAGCTGGGGTTGGCGCGTGCCCTTCCTTCTCAGTCTCGTCCTGGTCTTGGTGGGGCTGATCGCCAGATATAGCCTGGCCGAAACGCCTGAGTTCAAACAGGTTCTCGAACGAAAGGACGTCGTAAGCCAACCGATCTTCGAGATCTTCCGGCGCGACTGGCGCAACCTTTTGCTCGCCATCGGCATCACGGTGTCAGAGGTCGGGCTCGCGTATCTCCTGACCGTGTTCGTCATCACCTATTCCACGACGAAGCTCGGAATGCCGCGGCAGACCGTGCTCAATGCCGTGGTCTATGCGGCGTTGGTCGAATTCGTGACGCTGCCGCTCGCGGGGTGGCTGTCCGACCTTTATGGCCGGAAGACGCTTTACCTCGCCGGCGCCATCGCCTCCATCGTCATGGCTTTCCCCCTTTTCTGGTTGCTCGACACGAAGGACGCAACCATCGTGACGCTCGCGCTGATTGTCACGATGACATTAACCCACGCGCTGCTGTTCGGACCGAAGGCCGCGTACATGCCCGAATTATTCGGGACGAGGACGCGCTACAGCGGCGCTTCGCTCGGCGCCAACATCGCAGCCGCGCTTAGCGGGGGGCTTTCACCGCTGATCGCAACCGCACTGCTGGTCTGGACGGGTGGAGCCTGGGCAATCTCCATCTTCATCATCGCGCTTTCCGTGCTCACGCTGGTATCTGTCCTTGCCGCACCGGAGACTGCTCGGCTTCCGCTCAAATACTGA
- a CDS encoding DMT family transporter, with protein sequence MHEPRSRTTTRIAPAGLAFLAITSIGWGSNWPATKYLLGQLPPLTYRGVMGLVGAALLAMLAGLRGQSLRVPEGMWGRIILSATFNVTCWMVLIGFALLWLPASEVALIGYTMPVWAAIIAWPVLGEKPTALRTTALFMALAGLATIMGGNGISASWEKLPGIMLALGGAIGFAFGTVFAKKLPIQMPPLSSAAWQILIGCLPITLIGLAIETTDVFAITQLGWILIVYVTIMQYCVAYVSWFAALARLPASIASIGTIGVPVVGVLASAATLHEPLGAGQIAALLFTLASVVLATRS encoded by the coding sequence ATGCACGAGCCCAGATCCAGGACGACAACGCGCATTGCCCCGGCGGGGCTCGCATTCCTTGCCATCACGTCGATCGGCTGGGGCAGCAACTGGCCCGCGACCAAGTATCTGCTCGGCCAGCTTCCACCGCTGACCTATCGAGGCGTCATGGGGCTCGTCGGTGCGGCGCTGCTCGCAATGCTGGCCGGGCTTCGGGGCCAAAGCCTTCGCGTGCCTGAAGGCATGTGGGGCCGCATCATTCTGTCTGCGACCTTCAATGTCACCTGCTGGATGGTCCTGATCGGGTTTGCTCTGCTCTGGTTACCCGCCAGTGAAGTCGCGCTGATCGGCTACACCATGCCAGTGTGGGCTGCGATTATTGCCTGGCCGGTGCTCGGCGAAAAGCCGACGGCGTTGCGCACGACGGCGTTGTTCATGGCGCTCGCGGGGCTTGCGACCATCATGGGCGGCAACGGCATCTCCGCGAGCTGGGAAAAGCTTCCGGGCATTATGCTGGCCTTGGGCGGCGCGATCGGCTTCGCATTCGGCACCGTCTTCGCCAAGAAACTGCCGATCCAGATGCCGCCGCTCTCATCGGCTGCCTGGCAGATCCTGATCGGCTGTCTTCCAATCACTCTGATCGGACTTGCGATCGAGACCACTGACGTTTTCGCCATCACGCAGCTTGGCTGGATCCTGATCGTCTACGTAACGATCATGCAATATTGCGTCGCCTATGTGAGCTGGTTCGCGGCGCTGGCCCGGCTTCCGGCCTCGATCGCTTCGATCGGCACGATCGGCGTTCCCGTCGTCGGCGTGCTGGCATCCGCGGCGACCTTGCACGAACCGCTTGGCGCTGGCCAGATCGCGGCCTTGCTGTTCACACTCGCGAGCGTCGTGCTGGCGACCAGGTCTTAA
- a CDS encoding ERF family protein, whose protein sequence is MHQSSDHIGAIAAALARAQADLTNPEKTLTAIIRSPFPREDDRSFRYASLAAGLDIVRKALSRQEIATIQTTRSEQATGQIHLTTLLAHASGEWISSDLPVCAGKDVEAPHRMGAALTYARRYALFALVGIAGEDDLDAPDLVAGSPAAPQPQTGSGPKGKPPKGTLNRPQLLPAEDSAKLRDRLIAQLAHLAGGDDLLTWAKRSLPIKNTLLEVDARAVEAAYQEQVEIPDAPAILNAASDESAVTVALDPTLAANPPRGEPPGAEPGAAALMAKSALAFPKQPLRKRSKAHLAFIRAQPCLVCKQTPSDPHHLKFAQPRALGRKVSDEFTVPLCRAHHQALHKHGDERTWWADVQISPLPVASELWASNPAHAGVGIGVPERMRVSELERGAQL, encoded by the coding sequence ATGCACCAATCCAGTGACCACATCGGAGCGATCGCGGCCGCTCTCGCCCGTGCGCAGGCCGATCTGACCAACCCCGAAAAGACCCTGACGGCGATCATCCGTTCGCCGTTCCCGCGCGAGGATGATCGCAGCTTCCGCTATGCTTCTCTGGCGGCAGGCCTCGACATCGTGCGCAAGGCGCTGAGCCGGCAGGAAATCGCGACGATCCAGACCACCCGGAGCGAGCAGGCCACAGGCCAGATTCACCTTACCACCCTGCTCGCTCACGCCTCCGGCGAATGGATCTCGTCCGACTTGCCGGTTTGCGCCGGCAAGGACGTCGAGGCCCCACACCGCATGGGCGCGGCCCTTACCTATGCGCGCCGCTACGCCCTATTCGCCCTGGTCGGGATTGCCGGCGAGGACGATCTGGATGCTCCGGACCTTGTCGCCGGATCTCCCGCTGCCCCTCAGCCACAGACAGGTTCGGGCCCAAAAGGAAAGCCGCCCAAGGGCACCTTGAACCGCCCTCAGCTGCTTCCTGCCGAAGACTCCGCCAAGCTGCGCGACCGGCTGATAGCCCAACTCGCACACCTAGCAGGAGGTGACGATCTCCTGACGTGGGCGAAGAGAAGCCTCCCGATCAAGAATACTCTGCTCGAAGTCGATGCGCGGGCGGTGGAAGCCGCCTATCAAGAACAAGTTGAGATTCCGGACGCTCCTGCGATTCTCAACGCGGCAAGCGACGAGTCAGCGGTCACGGTGGCGCTCGACCCGACACTCGCCGCCAACCCGCCCAGAGGTGAGCCTCCCGGGGCCGAGCCGGGGGCTGCCGCTCTCATGGCGAAAAGCGCCCTCGCCTTTCCAAAGCAACCTCTTCGAAAAAGGAGCAAAGCTCACCTCGCCTTCATCCGCGCGCAGCCGTGCCTCGTCTGCAAACAAACACCGTCCGACCCGCATCATCTCAAATTCGCGCAGCCTAGAGCCCTGGGCCGCAAGGTCAGCGACGAATTCACGGTCCCTCTCTGCCGAGCGCATCACCAGGCCCTGCACAAGCACGGCGACGAACGCACCTGGTGGGCGGACGTCCAGATATCGCCTCTGCCAGTCGCGAGCGAACTTTGGGCATCGAACCCGGCGCACGCCGGTGTCGGCATCGGCGTGCCAGAGCGTATGCGCGTGTCGGAGCTTGAAAGGGGAGCCCAACTGTGA
- a CDS encoding site-specific DNA-methyltransferase, with protein sequence MNKTVSLPALAQLSIAYRPSNDLTPDPRNARTHSKRQIEQLKASINEFGFTNPILIDPEGNIIAGHGRLMAAKASGLAQVPTITLSGLSDAQKRALRLADNKIALNAGWDIEILQTELGELAAIDLDFDVTMTGFSTGEIDVILAKPADPDDDVVPSVPATPTTKPGDIWILGEHRVGCGDSRDAAFLQRIVGESLRIDAAFLDPPYNVKIAGNANPAGRHGEFAMASGEMSEGEFRAFLRETLGAAANVSRDGAVHFVCMDWRHMDDVFAVGQAVYGDLLNLCIWNKSNAGMGSFYRSKHELVFVYRVGAAGHLNMVELGKHGRNRTNVWDYASANSMRGSRREDLTLHPTVKPVGLVADAIKDVTKHGDLVLDLFLGSGTTLLAAERTGRRFRGVEIDPKYVDVALERWSAQTGLEPRLEGAVS encoded by the coding sequence ATGAATAAGACAGTCTCGCTCCCTGCCCTTGCGCAGCTCTCCATCGCCTATCGCCCATCCAACGATCTTACGCCCGATCCGCGCAATGCGCGGACCCATTCGAAGCGGCAGATCGAACAGCTCAAGGCCTCCATCAACGAGTTTGGGTTCACGAACCCGATCCTCATCGATCCCGAAGGCAACATCATTGCCGGCCATGGCCGACTCATGGCGGCAAAGGCATCGGGCCTTGCCCAGGTGCCAACCATCACCTTGTCCGGGCTGTCGGATGCTCAGAAACGCGCGCTGCGGCTCGCGGACAACAAGATCGCGCTGAACGCCGGCTGGGATATCGAGATCCTGCAAACCGAACTCGGCGAGCTCGCCGCCATCGATCTTGACTTCGACGTTACAATGACGGGCTTCTCGACGGGCGAGATTGACGTGATCCTCGCAAAGCCCGCAGATCCTGACGACGACGTCGTTCCCTCGGTTCCTGCAACCCCGACAACAAAGCCCGGCGACATCTGGATCTTGGGCGAGCATCGGGTCGGATGCGGCGACAGCCGCGATGCGGCTTTCCTTCAAAGGATCGTCGGCGAGAGCCTCCGCATCGATGCGGCGTTTCTCGATCCTCCCTACAACGTCAAGATCGCGGGCAACGCAAACCCGGCGGGCCGCCACGGCGAGTTTGCCATGGCCTCGGGAGAGATGAGCGAAGGTGAGTTCCGCGCCTTTCTGAGGGAGACCCTTGGCGCCGCAGCGAATGTCTCGCGGGATGGCGCGGTCCATTTCGTCTGCATGGACTGGCGGCATATGGATGATGTCTTCGCGGTCGGCCAAGCTGTCTATGGCGACCTCCTCAACCTCTGCATCTGGAACAAATCCAACGCCGGCATGGGATCTTTCTATCGATCCAAGCATGAGCTGGTCTTCGTCTACCGCGTGGGCGCCGCCGGTCATCTCAATATGGTCGAGCTCGGCAAGCACGGCCGCAACCGGACCAATGTCTGGGATTATGCGTCCGCCAACTCGATGCGAGGCAGCCGGCGGGAAGACCTCACGCTCCATCCGACCGTCAAGCCGGTGGGGCTGGTCGCGGACGCCATCAAGGACGTTACCAAACACGGTGATCTCGTTCTCGATCTCTTTCTGGGCTCAGGCACAACCCTTCTTGCAGCCGAACGCACCGGGCGGCGCTTCCGAGGGGTGGAGATTGACCCGAAATATGTCGACGTGGCGCTTGAGCGCTGGTCGGCACAAACCGGTCTCGAGCCGCGGCTTGAGGGAGCTGTCTCGTGA
- a CDS encoding DUF5681 domain-containing protein, whose product MGGLEHEGAVGYGRPPVSSRFVKGRSGNPAGRPPRSREQKPPYESVLGQTFTIRDDGVERQVTAIELLLLKLAKRGLEGDTGVSRTLLGLIKQVREEQQASEPLTIILVSVEPGSVAGALERLRMATKLDPYRETARMAIEPWVVEAALERLPAPLAPYQQRIVVDATRMPKKVRWPQWWSEPP is encoded by the coding sequence ATGGGCGGGCTTGAACACGAGGGCGCCGTTGGCTATGGACGCCCGCCGGTTAGCTCACGCTTCGTCAAGGGCCGAAGCGGAAATCCCGCAGGTCGGCCGCCCAGGAGCCGAGAGCAAAAACCGCCCTACGAATCGGTGCTCGGTCAGACGTTCACGATCCGCGACGACGGTGTCGAACGCCAAGTTACGGCGATCGAGCTGCTGCTCCTCAAGCTGGCCAAGCGAGGCCTTGAGGGCGATACCGGAGTCTCCCGCACGCTGCTGGGGCTTATCAAGCAGGTCCGAGAGGAACAACAAGCGAGCGAGCCACTCACGATCATCCTGGTCTCAGTTGAGCCGGGCAGCGTCGCCGGCGCGCTCGAAAGACTGCGGATGGCAACCAAGCTCGATCCATATCGCGAAACCGCGCGCATGGCGATCGAGCCGTGGGTGGTCGAAGCCGCGCTAGAGCGTCTGCCAGCACCTCTCGCGCCGTACCAACAGCGCATCGTCGTGGACGCTACGCGGATGCCAAAGAAGGTACGGTGGCCGCAGTGGTGGAGCGAGCCTCCCTAG